A section of the Pedobacter sp. HDW13 genome encodes:
- a CDS encoding DUF3575 domain-containing protein: MKKVILMMIFGTFTLVVKSQERIGLLIKTNALNVLAKRPAISVEKTFDDKYGLELSYTSGELNWGRNYKFNGFVLRAKIYADKIEANTLIPFYGLYVGNLEKRIFSSASVDNTGFVSIGRNRNFEANSFRSGINIGFLFIPQKRFILEGTTALGYGKYFNVKNYISKPAPKGYLDFQLWLSAGYYF; this comes from the coding sequence ATGAAAAAAGTTATCCTCATGATGATATTTGGCACTTTCACACTCGTTGTCAAGTCTCAGGAACGGATCGGATTATTAATTAAAACCAATGCACTTAATGTTTTAGCTAAACGTCCGGCAATATCGGTTGAGAAAACTTTCGATGATAAATATGGTTTAGAGCTTTCTTATACAAGCGGAGAATTAAACTGGGGCAGAAATTATAAGTTTAATGGTTTCGTGCTGCGTGCAAAAATCTATGCTGACAAGATCGAAGCTAATACCTTAATTCCCTTTTATGGTTTATACGTTGGAAATTTAGAAAAGCGGATTTTTTCTAGTGCATCAGTAGATAATACTGGTTTTGTTTCTATAGGTAGAAATAGAAATTTCGAAGCCAATTCTTTCCGGAGCGGTATAAATATTGGTTTTTTATTCATTCCCCAAAAACGTTTTATCCTCGAAGGAACTACTGCCCTCGGTTATGGTAAATATTTTAATGTAAAAAATTACATCTCCAAGCCTGCTCCAAAAGGATATCTCGATTTTCAATTGTGGCTATCTGCCGGATATTATTTTTAA